Genomic DNA from Candidatus Sulfurimonas marisnigri:
CATAAGTGATTATATTTTTGTGATGTCTGTCATACTTGTTTCCTGAAATAAAGAAAACAAACTTACCACTAAGACGAATATTAAGGTAGTCTTGATAGTTAAGCTCTTTATCATAGCGTGTTAGCTGATTGCTTGTGTATCTGTCTAAATCACCCTCAAACTCTTCTAGAATGGGTGTTGGTTCTATGTTTGGTTTGTTAAGTGCGAAAAGATACTTAATCTCTATAAGCTTGCCTCTATAGCCATCTTTAATAGCAGAAGCGAAAAGAGTACAGTTTTTGTCAAAAGCTAGTTCATCAAATTGACCATTGAATTCATACCCCTGTCCGTCTAAGCTGGCATCGTCTTTGTATCCTATAGGTGCTATTGTCGGATTGTATAAAAAAATAGTTCCAATTACTGTTTTACGTTTGTTTTTAAGCATCTGCTCTAGTTGCTCTGAATCTATAGTCTCGTCACTCTCTTGAATATAAATATACTGTTCTTTTATGTACTCTAAATCTAATTTTCTTGAAAATTTCCCGAATGCTTGCATATAAATATCCTATAATAATTATTGGAATTATACTATAATTCCACTCAATAAGGTTACAAATGATATATATAGTATTTTCACTTTTTACGCTTGGTATTATAGCTTTCGCATTTTACCATTGGCAATATTTTATGGTGTTTTCACCAACTTATTATCGTGATGAAGAGTTAGACGATGAGTTTGAAATTCTTAGTATTACTACAGATGATGGCATTGAACTTGAAGGAGTTGTGTATGAGCCAAAGAGTCTATATAGAAAATTACCTACTATAAAGTCAACACTTCTTTTTTTTGCAGGTCGCTCACATGACAGTGTAGGACTTATTAAAAGACTCTCATTGTTGTTTCCGCATGTTAGAATAATCACTTTCAACTATCGCTCATACGGAAGAAGTGAAGGAGTTGTTAATGAAAAAAACATATTAGTAGACTCTCTAAAAGTAGCCCAGATAGTTAAAAAAAATTATGGTGATTTTTATGTTTTAGGCTTCTCAATAGGCTCATTGGTTGCTGCTTATGTGGCGAGTAAAATGAGCGTTTTGGGTGTGTTTTTGGTTGGACCATTTGATTCCATCACGCTACTTGTTAAAGAGAAATATGGTCTTCACATACCTTGGCTCCTGAGATATAAATTTGATAAAACTAAACTTGTGTCGGAGATAGATGCCAAGACTTATATTTTTGCTAGTAAAGATGATGAGATAATATATATTAAAAATACAAGAAATTTAAAACAATATGTGAAAAACTTGGCACTATACAAAGAGTATGAAGGGTTGACGCATAAAGAGCTTCTTTGGCATGAGGAAGTCTCAAAACATATAAATGAGGTGTTAGAGTAATGGAACTTGGATTTTTTTTAAAGAAGTTTATAACTTTTTTTGTTGAGCCTTTTGGTATGGTACTTATAGTTTTTGCTTTTGGCTTTTATTTTCTATTTAATGCAAAGTATAGAGTTGCAAAAGCTTTTCTTGGTTTTGCACTTGGACTTTTACTCCTTTTTTCATACCACCCATTTTCAAACTTTTTAGTAAAAAACCTGGAAAACCAATATTCAAAATATGAGTATAAAGAAAATATAAAATATATACATGTATTAGGAAGCGGGCATAACACAGATGAATCTCAGCCGCTTTCATCACAAGTTGCAAGTAAAAGAGTGCTTGAGGGTGTTATAATCCATTTGCAAACTCCAAATTCAAAACTTATATTTACAGGTTATGAGGGGAATACAAATATTTCAAATGCACAAATGAATGCCTCTTTAGCAATTGCACTCGGAGTTAAGGCTGAAAATATTATTATTAATGGGGAGCCAAAAGACACAAAAGAGGAAGCAATTTTCACACAAAGTTTAATTGGTGATGAAGCTTTTGTACTTGTAACGTCAGCAAGCCATATGCCAAGATCTATGAAGCTCTTTCAATCCCTTAGTTTAAACCCAATTCCTGCACCAACAGACTTTCATAAAAGTAAAGTTAATGGTTATCTTACGGCACCTGGGATTGGGTATATGCGTAACTCAAATATTGCTATGCATGAGTATTTCGGAATCTTATGGAGTATGTTAAAAAAGTAAATATATTAGTATTTAATTTTGGCTAAATAAAGACCATTACATTTAGCAGGTTTAAGCTTGTGGTTTTCTTTGCATTGCAGTTTTTCAATGATTTCACTTGTGTCTAGTGTAAGAAGTGCCCCAACAATAAGTCTTATCTGACTTCTTAAAAAGCCGTTTCCTTCGAAATTTAAGACTATATACCCTTTATGTTCATATGTAAATGCTTTGTAGATGGTTCTACATGTAGAGTTTATATCACTTCCGGTTTTCATAAAATACTTAAAGTCAAACTCACCTCTAAAGAGCTTTATATTTTTCTCAATTCTCTTGAAATCTACGGAGTCAATAAATGTAAAATAATTATCTTCAAAAGGATTACTCTCCCCCTGTTTTATAAGATATCTATAAACTCTTTTTTTAGCGCTGTATCTTGCATGAAACTCATCATCTACTTCTTTTATATGTTTGATAAGTATAGAATTTGGAAGCATCTCATTTAGAACTTTTTTAAGTTTAGTTAGATCATTCCAAAACTCTGGTAAGTTAATATGGCAAACCTGACCTGTTGCGTGAACACCTCTGTCTGTTCTTCCGCTGGCGATAATCTTTGAATCTATATGTAGTTTGTGCAGCACATGCTCCAAGTTTCCAAGTATGGTATTTGAAGAACTTTTTTGCGTTTGTGAACCTAAGAAATGTGTGCCGTCATAGGCTATTGTTAAAGCACATCTCATTAAGCATTAAAACTTTGTAACAATTGTTTTTCTATATAAGAAATATGTTGTGATTAGCCAAGCTGTAATGAACAATGGAATTGTATAGTATGAAAACTTACTCTGCAACCCAAAAGCAAGAGCATAATAAACTAAAATTCCTAAAAATAAGTATAAATATACTTTCCCTTTTTGATGCCTAACATGTACTATCCCAATACTTGCAACTAAAAATAGACTTATCAAAGGAAAGATACTAAGTAAAATGTTTATTATAAACAATTTTTTATAGTTTTTTCCACTCTTAAGCCAGTACTCAACTGGTGTTTTATACGTGCGAAAATCAGTTTTCATAGTATCGTTAATAAACATTGTTTTAAAGTCTATTTGTGTGAACTTCTCTTTTGAGTAGCTATAACCCTCTCCATCACTTAGTTTTAGTCGCAAAATACCAGAGTCATTAATAATCTGTGCTTTTTTAGCCCC
This window encodes:
- a CDS encoding ElyC/SanA/YdcF family protein; the protein is MELGFFLKKFITFFVEPFGMVLIVFAFGFYFLFNAKYRVAKAFLGFALGLLLLFSYHPFSNFLVKNLENQYSKYEYKENIKYIHVLGSGHNTDESQPLSSQVASKRVLEGVIIHLQTPNSKLIFTGYEGNTNISNAQMNASLAIALGVKAENIIINGEPKDTKEEAIFTQSLIGDEAFVLVTSASHMPRSMKLFQSLSLNPIPAPTDFHKSKVNGYLTAPGIGYMRNSNIAMHEYFGILWSMLKK
- a CDS encoding alpha/beta hydrolase, with the protein product MIYIVFSLFTLGIIAFAFYHWQYFMVFSPTYYRDEELDDEFEILSITTDDGIELEGVVYEPKSLYRKLPTIKSTLLFFAGRSHDSVGLIKRLSLLFPHVRIITFNYRSYGRSEGVVNEKNILVDSLKVAQIVKKNYGDFYVLGFSIGSLVAAYVASKMSVLGVFLVGPFDSITLLVKEKYGLHIPWLLRYKFDKTKLVSEIDAKTYIFASKDDEIIYIKNTRNLKQYVKNLALYKEYEGLTHKELLWHEEVSKHINEVLE
- the truA gene encoding tRNA pseudouridine(38-40) synthase TruA gives rise to the protein MRCALTIAYDGTHFLGSQTQKSSSNTILGNLEHVLHKLHIDSKIIASGRTDRGVHATGQVCHINLPEFWNDLTKLKKVLNEMLPNSILIKHIKEVDDEFHARYSAKKRVYRYLIKQGESNPFEDNYFTFIDSVDFKRIEKNIKLFRGEFDFKYFMKTGSDINSTCRTIYKAFTYEHKGYIVLNFEGNGFLRSQIRLIVGALLTLDTSEIIEKLQCKENHKLKPAKCNGLYLAKIKY